A stretch of DNA from Deltaproteobacteria bacterium:
CCTACTACCGCTGGAGAAAAGAGTATGGTTGCATGAGATGTAAATCGTCAGCATAAATTGGACACAAATGAGACATAAGTTAATGGACGCTTAAGGGGTTGCCCCTGCTCCAAGGAAGAAGTAAAGTAACGACTGAAAAGGAGCAGGAAAATGACCCAGGGAATAGACAATATCTGGCAGGCTGAAGCCAAAACACAGCAAACAAAGCAACTTATCCGGGATATCAAGCGTATTACCCGCCGTAAATTCACCGCCGAAGAGAAGATCCGCATCGTGCTGGAAGGTTTCAGGCGGGACACTCCCATCCGGGATCTCTGCCACCGGGAAGGCATCAAGCCGAGCACCTACTATGCCTGGCTGAAGGACTTCATGGAAGCCGGCAAAGAGAGGCTCACCCATGATATCACCAGAGATGCCACAAAGTCTGAGGTGCAGGAGCTCAAGCGTGACAATGCCAGGCTGAAGACGCTGGTCGCCGAGCTTTCCCTCCAGGTGCATGTGCTCAAAAAAACAGCGCCCCCGGACCTCGAATAAAGAGGAGGTACAGGCGGGTGAGCGCTGCTGAGAAGAAAAAGATACTGGCGTTTGTTACTAATTTGGGATTGCCGCGGCGAAGAGCCTTGGAGCACCTGGGATTTCCCAGGAGCACCTATTACCAGTGGCTGAAGCGACAGAGTGAGGGCAGATTACAGGACAAGAAGGGAGGGTCGCCGGTACCCTGGAACAAATTGAAGCCAGTGGAAGAGGCGAAGATATTAGCCATGGCGCGGGCATCACCGGAGCTTTCCTGCCGGCAGCTTGCCTGGCAGCTTGTTGACGAAGAGGGGTGGTATGTATCGGAGAGCACCGTCTTTCGCATCCTGAAGC
This window harbors:
- a CDS encoding transposase, whose protein sequence is MTQGIDNIWQAEAKTQQTKQLIRDIKRITRRKFTAEEKIRIVLEGFRRDTPIRDLCHREGIKPSTYYAWLKDFMEAGKERLTHDITRDATKSEVQELKRDNARLKTLVAELSLQVHVLKKTAPPDLE